The Nocardia sp. BMG111209 genome includes a window with the following:
- the kduI gene encoding 5-dehydro-4-deoxy-D-glucuronate isomerase, with protein MKEQYVADVRYATSPVEMATLSPEELRARFLVTDLFAEGEVRFTLSHHDRLLIGGAVPAGGELALTPPPELRAERLCDRRELGIVTLSGTGTVTAGAQRFEVRAEDIVYVGQGTESVAVAGDAVFYLVSAPAHRPLPTSLITRDEAETHHIGDPAKASERTLRKYVHEDGVRSCELALGITTLEPGSVWNTMPCHTHDRRTEIYLYFDLDPAERVVHLCGQPARTRSIIVADRQAVISPPWSVHTGAGTAPYRFVWSTAGENLAYTDMDFVATADLA; from the coding sequence ATGAAGGAGCAGTACGTGGCCGACGTCCGCTATGCCACCAGCCCGGTCGAAATGGCCACCCTGTCGCCGGAGGAGTTGCGCGCCCGCTTCCTGGTGACCGATCTGTTCGCCGAGGGCGAGGTGCGTTTCACGCTGTCGCATCACGACCGGTTGCTGATCGGTGGCGCGGTGCCCGCCGGAGGTGAGCTCGCGCTGACGCCGCCGCCGGAGTTGCGCGCCGAACGGCTCTGTGACCGCCGCGAATTGGGCATCGTGACGCTGTCCGGTACTGGTACCGTCACCGCCGGTGCGCAGCGCTTCGAGGTCCGGGCGGAGGACATCGTCTACGTCGGCCAGGGCACGGAATCCGTTGCGGTGGCCGGTGATGCGGTCTTCTACCTCGTCTCCGCCCCGGCGCACCGGCCGCTGCCGACGAGCCTGATCACGCGCGACGAGGCGGAGACCCACCACATCGGCGATCCGGCCAAGGCCAGCGAGCGCACCCTCCGCAAATACGTCCACGAGGACGGCGTGCGGTCGTGCGAATTGGCCCTGGGCATCACGACTCTCGAACCCGGCAGCGTGTGGAACACCATGCCGTGCCACACCCACGACCGCCGCACCGAGATCTACCTGTACTTCGACCTGGATCCCGCGGAGCGCGTGGTGCACCTGTGCGGACAGCCCGCCCGCACGCGCAGCATCATCGTCGCCGACCGGCAGGCGGTGATCAGCCCGCCGTGGTCGGTCCACACCGGCGCCGGCACCGCCCCCTACCGATTCGTCTGGTCGACCGCCGGCGAGAACCTCGCCTACACCGACATGGATTTCGTCGCCACCGCGGACCTGGCGTGA
- a CDS encoding SDR family oxidoreductase, translating into MSGQGAEAVGGAFRVDGQWAVVTGARTGIGRAAALALARAGANVVLWGRDRAGLAEVAAEVRALGRECDTVGADLTDPAAVESAAGDLAARRRIDLLVNNAGIISRGPAAEVSLTQWRQVLDVNLDAAFLLSRCFGTAMLARGTGRIVNIASLLSFQGGLNVASYTASKHGIAGLTKALATEWAGAGVGVNAIAPGYIATANTAALRADPDRNRAISARIPAGRWGDPADLAGAVVFLCSPAAAYVHGHVLVVDGGWMAR; encoded by the coding sequence GTGAGCGGTCAGGGGGCGGAGGCGGTAGGCGGGGCGTTTCGGGTCGACGGGCAGTGGGCCGTCGTCACCGGCGCTCGCACCGGCATCGGCCGCGCCGCGGCGCTGGCGCTGGCGCGGGCCGGGGCGAATGTGGTGCTCTGGGGCCGGGATCGGGCCGGGCTCGCGGAGGTCGCGGCGGAGGTCCGGGCCCTGGGCCGCGAATGCGACACCGTCGGTGCGGATCTCACCGACCCGGCCGCGGTCGAATCCGCCGCCGGCGATCTGGCCGCCCGCCGCCGCATCGATCTGCTGGTGAACAACGCGGGCATCATCAGCCGCGGCCCGGCCGCCGAGGTGTCGCTGACGCAGTGGCGGCAGGTGCTCGACGTGAATCTCGATGCGGCCTTTCTGCTCTCCCGCTGCTTCGGTACCGCGATGCTGGCGCGCGGCACCGGCCGGATCGTGAACATCGCCTCGCTGCTGTCGTTCCAGGGCGGACTCAACGTCGCCTCCTACACCGCGAGCAAGCACGGCATCGCGGGGCTCACCAAGGCGCTGGCGACCGAATGGGCGGGTGCGGGTGTCGGGGTGAACGCGATCGCCCCCGGCTACATCGCGACGGCCAACACCGCGGCGCTGCGGGCCGATCCGGACCGCAATCGCGCCATCTCCGCACGGATTCCGGCCGGGCGCTGGGGCGACCCCGCCGATCTGGCCGGTGCGGTGGTCTTCCTCTGCTCGCCGGCCGCGGCCTACGTGCACGGGCACGTACTGGTCGTGGACGGCGGCTGGATGGCCCGATGA
- a CDS encoding IclR family transcriptional regulator, with protein MTSSADAVAPPSPSAVAKVVLVLEALASVHGVSEISRGTGLPTSTVHRILQELVGLGWVRVDADRRYLPGVRLLSLAGQSASIPQIVRPILQRLCAETGHTIHFALLSGDEAVYVDKLEGDRAYAMRSRIGLSIPLHCTAIGKSILASLPKPELRTRLSRLPLTAMTPRTITDPDLLVAHLEQVGSRGYSVDDEENEEHTRCLGAAVLDHHGAPIGGISVSALTFDLDRTKVRTCAPLLLTAAREASQALGLPARRD; from the coding sequence ATGACGTCCTCCGCCGACGCCGTCGCCCCGCCCTCGCCCAGCGCGGTCGCCAAGGTCGTACTGGTCCTCGAGGCGCTGGCGAGCGTCCACGGGGTCAGCGAGATCAGCCGCGGCACCGGGCTACCCACCTCGACGGTGCATCGGATCCTGCAGGAACTGGTGGGACTCGGCTGGGTCCGGGTCGACGCCGACCGCCGCTATCTGCCGGGCGTGCGGCTGCTGTCGCTGGCCGGGCAGTCGGCGAGCATCCCGCAGATCGTGCGCCCGATTCTGCAGCGACTGTGCGCCGAGACCGGCCACACGATCCATTTCGCGCTGCTGTCCGGCGACGAGGCGGTATACGTCGACAAGCTCGAGGGCGACCGCGCGTACGCCATGCGCTCGCGCATCGGCCTGTCGATCCCGCTGCACTGCACCGCGATCGGCAAGTCCATCCTGGCGTCGCTGCCGAAACCCGAACTGCGCACACGACTTTCGCGGCTACCGCTCACCGCGATGACGCCGCGCACCATCACCGATCCGGATCTGCTCGTGGCCCATCTGGAACAGGTCGGATCGCGCGGGTATTCGGTCGACGACGAGGAGAACGAGGAGCACACCCGCTGTCTCGGCGCCGCCGTACTGGACCATCACGGCGCGCCTATCGGGGGTATCAGCGTGTCGGCGCTGACCTTCGACCTCGATCGCACCAAGGTCCGGACCTGCGCCCCGCTTCTGCTCACGGCCGCCCGGGAGGCGTCCCAGGCGCTCGGCCTGCCCGCCCGCCGCGACTGA
- a CDS encoding PASTA domain-containing protein, which yields MADSSRWSDGNAAWKRLTSRRGGPSTGSDALAALDDVVTVRRTLDQMELRAVHAAREYGQSWTEIATYLGVTRQSAWERWHDLDQQVVLEQAARDAAAIPMRAIRERRRSTVTVPNMIGMSWIDARTALDKVGLAAVSAESDTPTPELGETGWIVTDQSPESGARVPARSVVQVWLTRDDGHGGVREPRRPRPTPLSMREALPEPTQEAVG from the coding sequence ATGGCAGACAGCAGCAGGTGGAGCGATGGTAACGCGGCGTGGAAGCGGCTCACCTCCCGGCGCGGGGGCCCGTCGACCGGATCGGACGCACTGGCCGCCCTCGACGACGTCGTCACGGTGCGCCGGACATTGGACCAGATGGAATTGCGGGCCGTGCACGCGGCGCGGGAGTACGGGCAGAGCTGGACGGAGATCGCGACCTATCTCGGCGTGACCCGGCAGTCCGCCTGGGAGCGCTGGCACGATCTGGATCAGCAGGTCGTGCTGGAGCAGGCCGCGCGGGACGCGGCCGCCATCCCGATGCGGGCGATCCGGGAACGGCGCCGGTCGACGGTCACCGTGCCGAATATGATCGGCATGAGCTGGATCGACGCCCGCACGGCGCTGGACAAGGTCGGACTGGCCGCGGTGAGCGCCGAATCCGACACGCCCACACCGGAACTCGGCGAGACCGGCTGGATCGTGACCGATCAGAGCCCGGAGTCGGGCGCCCGGGTGCCGGCCCGCTCGGTCGTGCAGGTCTGGCTCACCCGCGACGACGGCCACGGCGGTGTGCGCGAACCGCGCCGCCCGCGGCCCACTCCGCTGTCGATGCGCGAGGCGCTGCCCGAGCCCACCCAGGAAGCGGTCGGCTGA
- a CDS encoding FAD-binding and (Fe-S)-binding domain-containing protein, with product MLRMIDAAALADRLRRSGVGEVRDDSTTRAAYSSDASLYRVLPQVVVRPRHADQVAAGLAVCRAEGVPLTSRGGGTSIAGNAVGAGVVMDFGRYLNRVLSIDAQARTAVVEPGVVQAVLQRAAAPHGLRFGPDPSSYTRCTIGGMIGNNACGNRALGYGRTSDNIEELRVLTGTGVALRLSAGRTEPAAGPLADLHRVMQGGLATARTELGRFGRQVSGYALENLLPEKGFDVARMLVGSEGTLAVVTQATVRLVADPAHRVLVALGYPDIAAAGDAAPGVLAFAPTACEGIDSRIVEVLRQRRGPDAVPPLPAGAAWLFVEIAGDDRAEVLDRAARTAESAGALDSRVVTDAAQAARLWRIREDGAGLSARSPAGLPAHAGWEDAAVPPHRLGAYLRDFDALMRDFDVTGLPYGHFGDGCLHIRLDLPLDRPGGTAIFREFLTAAAELVAGYGGSLSGEHGDGRARSALLPAMYSPAAIRLFAAVKHVFDPENVLNPGVLVDPRPVDADLRVPAAPPLRRDLAFGYRDDDGDFTRAVHRCTGVGKCRADNTGTGGVMCPSFAATGEEKDSTRGRARILQEMVNGTAVTGGWRAPEVHEALDLCLSCKGCRSDCPTGVDMAAYKSEVLHQTYRGRLRPAAHYSLGRLPRWARLAALAPRTVNAAMRIPGVSRAVLAAAGVDARRGIPPFAPRTFRSWFAATAHERATTGDPVLLFVDSFTDHFDPEVGIATVRVLEAAGYRPRLTAARQCCALTWITTGQLTAARKILGRTVGTLTRQVGSGIPIVGMEPSCTGVLRSDAVELLGDSAAPVAAATRTLAELLTERGWQPPTLAGTSIVAQPHCHHHAVMGWSADEKLLRAAGAEVQRLGGCCGLAGNFGVEKGHYEVSVAIAGDRLLPAVAAAGPGDPILADGFSCRTQLADLTDRRGEHLAQLLADRLAP from the coding sequence ATGCTACGAATGATCGATGCCGCCGCACTGGCCGACCGGTTGCGCCGCTCCGGGGTGGGGGAGGTGCGCGACGATTCGACCACGCGGGCCGCGTACTCCTCGGACGCCTCGTTGTATCGGGTGCTGCCGCAGGTCGTCGTGCGGCCCCGGCATGCCGACCAGGTGGCGGCGGGGCTGGCGGTGTGCCGCGCGGAGGGGGTGCCGCTGACCTCGCGCGGGGGTGGTACCTCCATCGCGGGCAATGCCGTCGGGGCCGGGGTGGTGATGGATTTCGGGCGATATCTGAACCGGGTGTTGTCGATCGATGCGCAGGCGCGTACCGCGGTGGTGGAACCCGGTGTGGTGCAGGCGGTTCTGCAACGGGCCGCGGCGCCGCACGGGTTGCGGTTCGGGCCGGATCCGTCGTCGTACACCCGCTGCACGATCGGCGGGATGATCGGGAACAACGCGTGCGGTAACCGGGCGCTGGGCTACGGGCGGACCTCCGACAACATCGAGGAGCTGCGGGTGCTGACCGGAACCGGTGTGGCACTGCGGCTCTCGGCCGGTCGCACCGAGCCTGCCGCGGGGCCGCTCGCGGATCTGCATCGGGTGATGCAGGGCGGGCTGGCCACCGCGCGCACCGAGCTGGGCCGTTTCGGCCGGCAGGTGTCCGGTTACGCGCTGGAGAATCTGTTGCCGGAGAAGGGGTTCGACGTCGCGCGGATGCTCGTCGGCAGTGAGGGCACGCTCGCGGTGGTGACGCAGGCGACGGTGCGGCTGGTCGCCGATCCGGCGCATCGGGTGCTGGTGGCGCTGGGGTATCCGGATATCGCGGCCGCCGGTGACGCCGCACCCGGAGTGCTGGCCTTCGCGCCGACCGCGTGCGAGGGGATCGATTCCCGCATCGTCGAGGTGCTGCGGCAGCGCCGGGGGCCGGATGCGGTGCCGCCGTTGCCCGCCGGGGCGGCCTGGCTGTTCGTCGAGATCGCGGGGGACGATCGCGCGGAGGTGCTGGACCGGGCCGCGCGGACGGCCGAATCCGCTGGGGCACTGGACAGTCGAGTGGTCACCGACGCCGCGCAGGCCGCCCGGTTGTGGCGGATCCGGGAGGACGGCGCCGGTCTGTCGGCACGCAGTCCGGCCGGACTGCCCGCGCACGCCGGGTGGGAGGATGCGGCGGTGCCGCCGCACCGGCTCGGGGCGTACCTGCGCGATTTCGACGCGCTGATGCGCGATTTCGACGTGACCGGCCTGCCCTACGGACATTTCGGCGACGGATGCCTGCACATTCGGCTCGACCTGCCGCTGGATCGGCCCGGCGGTACCGCGATCTTCCGCGAATTCCTCACCGCCGCAGCGGAACTCGTGGCCGGTTACGGCGGATCGCTGTCCGGTGAGCACGGCGACGGCCGGGCCCGCAGCGCGCTGCTGCCGGCGATGTACTCGCCGGCCGCGATCCGGCTGTTCGCCGCGGTGAAGCACGTCTTCGATCCGGAGAACGTGCTCAATCCCGGTGTGCTGGTGGACCCCCGGCCGGTCGACGCCGATCTGCGGGTGCCGGCCGCGCCGCCGCTGCGCCGCGATCTGGCCTTCGGCTACCGCGACGACGACGGCGACTTCACCCGGGCCGTGCACCGCTGTACCGGAGTCGGCAAGTGCCGCGCCGACAACACCGGTACCGGCGGGGTGATGTGCCCGTCGTTCGCGGCCACGGGGGAGGAGAAGGATTCCACCCGCGGCCGCGCCCGGATCCTGCAGGAGATGGTCAACGGCACCGCGGTCACCGGGGGCTGGCGTGCGCCGGAGGTGCACGAGGCGCTGGATCTGTGCCTGTCCTGCAAGGGATGTCGTTCGGACTGCCCGACCGGTGTCGACATGGCCGCCTACAAATCCGAGGTACTGCACCAGACCTATCGCGGCCGCCTCCGGCCCGCCGCGCACTATTCGCTGGGCCGGTTGCCGCGCTGGGCCCGGCTCGCGGCCCTCGCGCCGCGCACGGTCAACGCGGCCATGCGGATTCCGGGTGTGAGCCGTGCGGTGCTGGCGGCCGCCGGTGTGGACGCGCGCCGCGGCATTCCGCCCTTCGCGCCGCGCACGTTCCGGTCCTGGTTCGCGGCCACCGCGCACGAACGCGCCACGACCGGTGATCCGGTACTGCTGTTCGTCGACTCCTTCACCGACCATTTCGATCCGGAGGTCGGCATCGCGACCGTGCGGGTGCTGGAGGCGGCCGGTTACCGCCCGCGACTCACCGCCGCGCGGCAGTGCTGCGCGCTGACCTGGATCACCACCGGCCAGCTCACCGCCGCGCGGAAGATCCTCGGCCGGACCGTCGGAACCCTCACGCGGCAGGTCGGATCGGGTATTCCGATCGTCGGGATGGAGCCCTCGTGCACCGGGGTGCTGCGCTCGGATGCCGTGGAACTGCTGGGTGATTCGGCCGCCCCGGTCGCGGCGGCCACCCGCACCCTGGCGGAGCTGCTCACCGAACGCGGCTGGCAGCCGCCCACTCTCGCCGGGACGTCGATCGTGGCACAACCGCACTGCCACCACCATGCCGTCATGGGCTGGAGCGCCGACGAGAAGTTGTTGCGCGCCGCCGGGGCCGAGGTGCAGCGGCTCGGCGGATGTTGCGGTCTCGCAGGCAATTTCGGCGTCGAGAAGGGGCACTACGAGGTCTCGGTGGCGATCGCCGGGGATCGGCTGCTGCCCGCGGTCGCGGCGGCCGGCCCCGGCGATCCGATCCTGGCGGACGGATTCTCCTGCCGCACCCAGCTGGCCGATCTGACCGATCGCCGGGGCGAGCATCTGGCGCAGTTGCTGGCGGATCGACTGGCGCCGTAG
- a CDS encoding GntR family transcriptional regulator → MPDGALDLGPLPPATGRRMEQAITAVRAAIDTGRMRPGTKYSVYRLADALHMSRTPVREALLRLEEVGVIKFEARQGFRILLPQPHEIAEIFAVRLALEVPAAHRAAANPDPALRHALADRHERMHTAARTADESTFARDDFGLHDLILAAAGNARSRAIVAALRETTRLLGASTADTSRTLTDIDDEHTPIVTAVTAGDPDAAATAMRAHLITTGRLLVHQAARTSPHLDPDAIWTALIE, encoded by the coding sequence ATGCCAGACGGCGCGCTCGACCTCGGTCCCCTCCCGCCCGCCACCGGCCGGCGCATGGAGCAGGCGATCACCGCCGTCCGCGCCGCCATCGACACCGGCCGCATGCGCCCCGGCACCAAATACTCGGTCTATCGACTCGCCGACGCCCTGCACATGTCCCGCACCCCCGTCCGCGAGGCGCTGCTCCGCCTGGAGGAGGTCGGCGTCATCAAATTCGAAGCGCGCCAAGGCTTCCGCATCCTGCTCCCGCAACCCCACGAGATTGCGGAGATCTTCGCCGTCCGCCTGGCCCTGGAGGTCCCCGCCGCCCACCGCGCCGCCGCGAACCCCGACCCCGCACTGCGGCACGCCCTCGCCGACCGGCACGAGCGCATGCACACGGCGGCCCGCACCGCCGACGAATCCACCTTCGCCCGTGATGATTTCGGCCTCCACGACCTGATCCTGGCCGCCGCCGGCAACGCCCGGTCCCGCGCGATCGTCGCCGCCCTCCGCGAGACCACCCGCCTGCTCGGCGCCTCCACCGCCGACACCTCCCGCACCCTCACCGACATCGACGACGAACACACCCCGATCGTCACCGCCGTCACCGCCGGCGATCCCGACGCCGCCGCGACCGCCATGCGCGCGCACCTGATCACCACCGGCCGCCTGCTGGTCCACCAGGCCGCCCGCACCTCCCCCCACCTCGACCCCGACGCCATCTGGACCGCCCTGATCGAATAG
- a CDS encoding ABC transporter substrate-binding protein, producing MSAARSTRRAVLRAAGLGVAAFAAGCTGFSTTGNGSMIFLSTQFRPADEVEHFRALLARTAPGVAYVTIEESPFATQIRSQVSAGSTRIGLVGGLHGDLAPLAPEYLQDLTGLIGDLGPRGWSPDHLALARVGTDRTWYVPWATATYVLAAHAEALGHLPPGADADALTYDQFLDWAVAARRANGNRPMLGLPAGPKGLLHRFTQGYLLPSFTAGQITAFRSAAAVTAWQYFRELWANCTPASTTYDFMQEPLAAGEVRMAWDHVVRLAQAPARDPQNWHMFPAPRGPKGLGYMAVLLGLAIPKHGPEPELAQRTISAFSQPAAQIDLLRSNGFFPAVGAAIPGDLPPAVRLEADAVRRQQQAPGTIVSLPPVGLGQREGEVSKVFQDTFRAIVLGGADIRGTLDQQAKILQGILDEMKVPCWAPDPPAAHCRVV from the coding sequence ATGTCGGCAGCCCGCTCGACACGCAGGGCGGTGTTGCGTGCGGCCGGGCTGGGGGTGGCGGCGTTCGCCGCCGGATGTACCGGATTCTCGACCACCGGGAACGGGTCGATGATCTTCCTCTCCACCCAGTTCCGGCCGGCCGACGAGGTCGAGCATTTCCGGGCGCTGCTGGCCCGGACCGCCCCCGGGGTCGCGTACGTGACCATCGAGGAGAGTCCGTTCGCGACGCAGATTCGCAGTCAGGTGTCGGCGGGGTCCACCAGGATCGGATTGGTCGGCGGGTTGCACGGGGATCTGGCGCCGCTCGCGCCGGAATATCTGCAGGATCTCACCGGGCTGATCGGCGATCTCGGGCCGCGCGGATGGTCCCCGGACCATCTCGCGCTGGCCCGGGTGGGTACCGACCGGACCTGGTACGTCCCTTGGGCGACAGCCACTTACGTGCTCGCGGCCCACGCCGAGGCGCTCGGGCATCTGCCGCCGGGGGCCGATGCCGACGCGCTCACCTACGACCAGTTCCTGGACTGGGCCGTCGCCGCGCGGCGGGCCAACGGGAACCGGCCGATGCTCGGGCTGCCCGCGGGACCGAAAGGGTTGCTGCACAGGTTCACTCAGGGGTATCTGCTGCCCTCGTTCACCGCCGGGCAGATCACCGCGTTCCGGTCGGCGGCGGCGGTCACGGCGTGGCAGTACTTCCGCGAGTTGTGGGCCAACTGCACGCCCGCGAGCACCACCTACGACTTCATGCAGGAACCGCTGGCCGCCGGGGAGGTGCGGATGGCCTGGGATCATGTGGTGCGGCTGGCGCAGGCGCCGGCCCGGGATCCGCAGAACTGGCACATGTTTCCCGCACCGCGTGGACCGAAGGGGCTCGGCTACATGGCGGTCCTGCTGGGGCTCGCGATCCCGAAGCACGGGCCGGAACCCGAACTGGCGCAACGCACCATCTCCGCGTTCAGCCAACCGGCCGCGCAGATCGACCTGCTGCGGTCCAACGGATTCTTCCCCGCGGTCGGCGCCGCGATCCCCGGCGATCTGCCGCCGGCGGTGCGGCTGGAGGCCGACGCGGTGCGCCGGCAGCAGCAGGCGCCGGGCACCATCGTCTCGCTGCCACCGGTCGGGCTCGGGCAGCGCGAGGGCGAGGTGAGCAAGGTCTTCCAGGACACCTTCCGCGCGATCGTGCTGGGCGGGGCCGATATTCGCGGCACGCTCGACCAGCAGGCCAAGATCCTCCAGGGCATCCTCGACGAGATGAAGGTGCCGTGCTGGGCCCCCGATCCGCCCGCCGCGCACTGCCGGGTGGTGTGA
- a CDS encoding carbohydrate ABC transporter permease, whose translation MTLRARTPWLLLLPSIVLLLALFGWPLAQAVVQAFRGGHGLTVGNFSRLFHDPYFLPALRNTILLIVIVVPIQLILAIAMTLLVQARPRFLAGHFYLWCLPLAISELAAGLVWLSVFGNRGYLNSLLIRLGLAHDGVQWLGYRHTWTMLLAVVIAEVWRATSLVFVIVVAGAQLIPRDYDEAAQVFGANPWQRLRHVTLPLLAPSLQVALILRTILALQAFAVAQALTGRDFPLLVGETYQWYSNLQNPAVASAVSLVVLAISLITAALYLRTVRAPEEAR comes from the coding sequence ATGACCCTGCGCGCCCGCACCCCGTGGCTGCTGTTGCTCCCCTCGATCGTGCTGCTGCTGGCGCTGTTCGGCTGGCCGCTGGCACAGGCGGTGGTGCAGGCGTTCCGCGGCGGCCACGGCCTCACCGTCGGCAACTTCTCCCGTCTGTTCCACGATCCGTATTTCCTTCCCGCCCTGCGCAATACGATTCTGCTGATCGTCATCGTGGTACCGATCCAGCTGATACTGGCGATCGCCATGACGCTGCTGGTGCAGGCGCGGCCGCGATTCCTCGCCGGGCACTTCTACCTCTGGTGCCTGCCGCTGGCGATCTCGGAGCTGGCGGCGGGCCTGGTGTGGCTGTCCGTCTTCGGCAATCGCGGTTACCTGAATTCGCTGCTGATCCGGCTCGGTCTCGCCCACGACGGCGTGCAGTGGCTGGGCTACCGGCACACCTGGACCATGCTGCTGGCCGTCGTGATCGCCGAGGTCTGGCGCGCCACCTCGCTGGTGTTCGTCATCGTGGTGGCCGGCGCGCAGCTGATCCCCCGCGACTACGACGAGGCCGCACAGGTTTTCGGCGCGAACCCCTGGCAGCGGCTGCGGCACGTCACGCTGCCGCTGCTGGCGCCGAGCCTGCAGGTGGCGCTGATCCTGCGAACGATCCTGGCGCTGCAGGCCTTCGCCGTCGCCCAGGCCCTGACCGGCCGCGACTTCCCGCTCCTGGTCGGCGAGACCTACCAGTGGTACTCGAATCTGCAGAATCCGGCCGTCGCGAGCGCGGTATCCCTGGTGGTACTGGCGATCTCGCTGATCACCGCCGCGCTGTACCTGCGGACGGTCCGGGCACCGGAGGAGGCGCGATGA
- a CDS encoding carbohydrate ABC transporter permease encodes MTTGLPPIDRRPLRRRRWRAAGVQLACVAVSLFMAVPIALITLAAFSSRDSIDAYPKTLIPRQFSTETLSSFFHATGTFPALGNSVLVGLYTVFWSLLIGAPAGYALARYAFRGKDAYRLFVLLVRALPIVVLSVPLATMFLHLRLDDTVLAVTLVHTVLALPTTVLITAGIFVAVPADLEEAAQVFGCNRRQAAWQVVVPLALPGLAAAAIFTFVLSWNEILGATLVTLGHRTLPAQVLTALGEASTPYRFAGGFALIVPALVFILVMRRYLLNMWGTTLR; translated from the coding sequence ATGACCACCGGCCTGCCGCCGATCGACCGCCGCCCGCTGCGCCGCCGGCGGTGGCGCGCGGCCGGGGTCCAGCTCGCCTGCGTCGCGGTCTCGCTGTTCATGGCGGTGCCGATCGCGCTGATCACGCTGGCGGCCTTCTCCTCCCGCGACAGTATCGACGCCTACCCGAAAACCCTGATCCCCCGGCAGTTCTCAACCGAGACGCTGTCCTCGTTCTTCCACGCCACCGGAACCTTCCCGGCCCTGGGCAATTCGGTGCTGGTGGGTCTGTACACGGTGTTCTGGTCGTTGCTGATCGGCGCACCCGCCGGATATGCGCTGGCGCGCTACGCCTTCCGCGGCAAGGACGCCTACCGGCTGTTCGTACTGCTGGTGCGGGCCCTGCCGATCGTGGTGCTGTCGGTGCCGCTGGCCACCATGTTCCTGCACCTGCGTCTCGACGACACGGTACTGGCCGTCACGCTGGTGCACACCGTACTGGCGCTGCCCACCACCGTGCTCATCACCGCGGGCATCTTCGTCGCGGTGCCCGCGGATCTGGAGGAGGCCGCGCAGGTGTTCGGCTGCAACCGCCGGCAGGCCGCGTGGCAGGTCGTCGTGCCGCTGGCACTGCCGGGCCTGGCCGCCGCCGCGATCTTCACCTTCGTACTCTCGTGGAACGAGATCCTCGGCGCCACCCTCGTGACCCTCGGTCACCGCACGCTGCCGGCCCAGGTGCTCACCGCGCTCGGCGAGGCGTCCACGCCGTATCGGTTCGCGGGCGGGTTCGCGTTGATCGTCCCGGCGCTGGTGTTCATTCTCGTGATGCGCCGCTATCTGCTGAACATGTGGGGGACGACGCTGCGATGA
- a CDS encoding ABC transporter ATP-binding protein: MAELILRDLVKTYPGGTTRATDAVSLEIADGEFMVLLGPSGCGKTTLLRMIAGLEVPDAGQIVLGGRDVTYLEPRRRNLSMVFQSYAVFPHKKVAANIGFGLRVRGVPADEIRRKVAWAAELLQLTPYLDRYPAKLSGGQRQRVAVARAIVTDTDLLLMDEPLSNLDALLRMSFRAELKKLVSELGITTVYVTHDQVEALSLGHRIAVMRAGTIVQTGAPAEVYDQPATEFVGGFLGSPPMNFLTGTVAPAEYGPRLDLGGQSLALPEALAGFDGRDLRLGIRPEALEVVEAGSDPVLRADLQVIEPLGASTLLTTAVAGQVVRVQAAAGFRAEPGDTLTLRIPPQACRWYDPGSGTLLQTA; this comes from the coding sequence ATGGCCGAGTTGATCCTGCGCGACCTGGTGAAGACCTATCCCGGCGGCACCACCCGGGCCACCGACGCGGTCTCGCTGGAGATCGCCGACGGCGAGTTCATGGTGTTGCTCGGCCCGTCGGGCTGCGGCAAGACCACCCTGCTGCGGATGATCGCCGGGCTGGAGGTGCCCGACGCCGGGCAGATCGTGCTCGGCGGGCGGGACGTCACCTATCTGGAACCGCGGCGCCGGAACCTGTCCATGGTGTTCCAGTCGTACGCGGTGTTCCCGCACAAGAAGGTCGCCGCCAACATCGGTTTCGGCCTCCGGGTGCGCGGCGTGCCCGCCGACGAGATCCGGCGCAAGGTGGCGTGGGCGGCCGAATTGCTGCAATTGACACCGTATCTGGACCGCTACCCGGCGAAACTGTCCGGCGGGCAACGGCAACGGGTCGCGGTCGCGCGCGCCATCGTCACCGACACCGATCTGCTGCTGATGGACGAACCGCTGTCGAATCTGGATGCGTTGCTGCGCATGTCCTTTCGCGCCGAGCTGAAGAAGCTGGTGAGCGAACTCGGCATCACCACCGTCTACGTCACCCACGATCAGGTGGAGGCGCTGTCGCTGGGCCACCGGATAGCGGTCATGCGGGCGGGCACGATCGTGCAGACCGGCGCCCCGGCCGAGGTCTACGACCAGCCCGCGACCGAATTCGTCGGCGGCTTCCTCGGCAGCCCGCCGATGAACTTCCTGACCGGCACCGTCGCGCCGGCCGAATACGGGCCGCGGCTGGATCTGGGCGGCCAGTCGCTGGCGCTGCCGGAGGCCCTGGCCGGCTTCGACGGCCGCGACCTGCGTCTGGGTATCCGGCCGGAGGCGCTGGAGGTCGTGGAGGCGGGCTCCGATCCGGTGCTGCGCGCCGACCTGCAGGTCATCGAGCCGCTCGGCGCCTCGACGCTGCTGACCACGGCGGTCGCGGGTCAGGTGGTGAGGGTGCAGGCCGCGGCCGGTTTCCGCGCCGAGCCCGGCGATACCCTCACGCTCCGGATCCCGCCGCAGGCGTGCCGCTGGTACGACCCCGGATCCGGGACGCTGCTGCAGACTGCATGA